Proteins co-encoded in one Deltaproteobacteria bacterium genomic window:
- a CDS encoding pantoate--beta-alanine ligase has translation MLILHTPQQMRTQSAAWRAAGETIALVPTMGALHDGHASLLRGGRERAARLVASIFANPTQFGPQEDFSKYPRPLNADLGVCRDCGCDAVFVPTADAIYPPGDQTVVEVTELSRPLCGTFRPGHFRGVATVVYKLLQLVAPDCALFGEKDYQQLQVINQMVRDLWLPVTIIPMPIIREPDGLAMSSRNRYLSPEERRQATAIPQALQQIVVLAAQTRDAARLVAAGRELLASAGIQHIDYLEIVDATSLAALTHLDRPARACIAAHIGTTRLIDNVAVAVPTPLC, from the coding sequence ATGCTCATTCTCCACACTCCACAACAGATGCGGACCCAATCGGCTGCATGGCGCGCGGCCGGGGAAACGATCGCGTTGGTCCCGACGATGGGCGCATTGCATGACGGCCACGCCAGCTTGCTGCGGGGCGGACGCGAACGCGCGGCACGGCTCGTTGCCAGCATCTTCGCCAATCCAACCCAATTCGGTCCGCAGGAGGATTTTTCCAAGTATCCGCGTCCGCTCAACGCTGACTTGGGCGTGTGCCGGGACTGCGGCTGCGACGCCGTCTTCGTCCCGACGGCCGACGCAATCTATCCGCCCGGCGATCAGACGGTCGTCGAGGTCACGGAACTCAGCCGTCCGCTCTGCGGAACATTTCGCCCCGGCCATTTTCGCGGCGTCGCGACTGTCGTCTACAAACTCTTGCAGCTCGTCGCCCCGGACTGTGCGCTATTCGGCGAGAAAGACTATCAACAACTCCAAGTCATCAACCAAATGGTCCGCGATCTATGGCTGCCGGTCACGATCATCCCGATGCCGATCATTCGCGAGCCCGACGGCTTGGCGATGAGTTCCCGCAACCGCTATCTCTCGCCGGAGGAACGCCGCCAGGCAACGGCCATTCCACAGGCATTACAGCAGATCGTCGTGCTGGCTGCACAAACCCGCGATGCGGCCCGGCTCGTCGCTGCAGGCCGCGAGCTGCTGGCGAGCGCCGGTATTCAACACATCGATTATCTGGAGATCGTCGACGCCACGTCGCTGGCTGCGCTGACACATCTCGACCGCCCCGCCCGCGCCTGCATCGCCGCCCATATCGGCACGACACGATTGATTGATAATGTGGCTGTTGCCGTTCCAACCCCCCTCTGTTAG